The Malus sylvestris chromosome 8, drMalSylv7.2, whole genome shotgun sequence genomic interval TTAAAAAATTCTCTCGTCGAGAGCACCAATAGCACGTCATTTGttctaaaaaatatataaaatgctAAAATTTTGGTCATATTCGAATTCACGCTTGTCCTGTCCGATATTACAAGTCGAGGCTGGCAATTTAAACTTCACATATAATAAGAAAGCAAATCTCATAATGAAAGCTGGTGCAGTGCCTAATTTTTAGGTCACATTGTCTTGGACATACACAGCTTGCCATGACCCTCTTTCTCATGCTGTATTAAAATTGTAGGGTCTATCATGTCTCTCCCCTTCTTACATTGTTACATTGATGCATGCATAATTTAAGTGTACAAAGTTGGAAAGACATTGTATTGGTAAATTTATGTTGTCAGACTGTAAATTTGAGTAAAATATGACAAATTAACATGATAAATGGTCTAGATTTACAATTTGGTCAACAATTACCTAATAATATACCTCTACTGCAGAGAACTTGATCAAAAACGCCGGATTCGAAGAAGGTCCATACGTGTTCCCAAACACATCTTGGGGAGTCCTAATCCCACCAAACATAGAAGATGACCACTCTCCATTACCAGGCTGGATGGTGGAGTCCCTCAAAGCAGTGAAGTACATAGACTCAGACCACTTCTCAGTCCCGGAAGGAAAAAGAGCGGTGGAACTTGTGGCCGGAAAAGAAAGCGCAATCGCCCAAGTTGTCCGAACCATCCCCGGAAAAACCTATGTGCTCTCGTTCTCAGTAGGAGATGCAAGCAACTCATGCGAAGGCTCCTTGATCGTGGAGGCATTTGCAGGGAAGAACACTGTGAAAGTGCCTTATGAGTCCAAAGGCAAAGGCGGGTTTAAGCGGGCTGTGCTCAAATTCGTGGCGGTTTCGACcaggacacgtgtcatgtttctAAGCACATATTACACCATGAGGAGTGATGATTTCTCTTCTCTGTGTGGACCTGTGCTTGATGATGTGAAGCTGTTGAGCCTTCGGAAACCCTAGACGATGAGGGCCAATTTGGTAAATACAAATTGGGTTGGAGCTAGGGTTTGGAATTTGATAATATGAATGTGAGGAAATGAGGCCATATATTTATGATATACAATGAATGAGGTCGCATAATTTGGGTTAtatgatgatggtgatgaacTTTTGGTTCATTTTTTAAAAGAAGATTAGCGGCGGGATTAGGGTGTACAATTATAGTTTGATTTTTATGAATGGTTTATGTACTTTCATGAGCaaaataaatgagaaaataatGATATTTAGTTATTTTCAAAACAaaggggattcaaaaccatcatAGAAAATTGCAAGTGATAAATTGTTTTAGGGTATAACAAATTTCTCTTCGACCCATTCAATTCCATGAGTTCTGGATTTAAACCCTCGTTCTTTCACGTCGTCATGTAGCTTAGATAATAATATCAtttataataaagaaaaaaattcagagaaTTGTTCTTCATTGTATAAAGGTCTGAGAACGTGTTCCTCAACTACTTTTGTGCTTTGTTAAGGTGAATTTTTACGCACTTGTGAGTCCAAAAGCACAACCAAATCCCTGAAAAGCACTTGTGAATTTTTGTGCTGGGTAGGATCCTATAAACAGTTTCCACGACGTAATAACAACATTATTTGGaatatttaaatttagtttttattaGAATGTATGCATTCAACTTAAAATCAattgataataaaaaataaagaccCAAATTATATACTCCgtacacaaatcatttttttgATGCGTGACTACTTTCAGCAGCATCTGACCCTCTAACaacaccaaaataaaaatatcactaGATAACATCAATACGACAAATGCATCAACCCATGAATCGATGCCAGAAACTCGAAAATATTGAACAAATAAATGAGACTTGGAAAGCAATTTTTCATGATAAAAAAATGTCGCACTTTACGGCAGCCCAAGCCCAACAGCCCAACAGCCCAACAGCCCAACAGCCCAACAGCCCAACAGCCCAATTCAATCTTTCAAAACGGGTCCGACAAAACCCGGTACAGTCCAAAACGTCAAACGGATCCTGCTACGTGGCAATCAAATCTCATTTTACTGTAACAATCGGACGGTCCAGAGCGCTGCGTCACGTTGAAGCTAACATAAGGAAGTACTAGGGTCTCTGAAAAGGCTCCGACTATATAAACCCTAAACAAATCTCAGCTCGTTCCCTCTCTCCCCCTCACTCGTTCTGCTCTCTTCTGCGCCACTCAAAGTGTCGGACCAAGACGCAAATGGTAAGTCCTCACATTTTTTCTCGGGAAATTTTCTGTTCCTTACCTTTGATCTTCGTATTGTGTGTTTGGCTGCAGAGAAAACCGGTTTTTgactattttttttcaaatatttttggtgaaattttgCAGGCTTTGCCGAATCAGCAGACCGTGGATTACCCGAGCTTCAAGCTCGTCATCGTCGGCGATGGTGGAACGGGTCTGCCTTTCATTTTCTCTCCCGATTCATGATCTGTTTGATCTCTTTGAAAATTTtcgttttttgaaatttttaagTTTGTTATTTGTTTGGACAAATCGATTGGTTTGTGAACTCAAATGAACAAAATGCAAACTCTTTTGCTTGGAAAATATggagtttgagttttaattttggTAAAGAGTTTAATTTGGTGTAGCAGTTGtagatacatatatgtgtgtgtatatatatatatatattttttgagaGCTTGACCTAAATGGTAGACATGAAGTTTGGATGTTTGAGTGATTAGGTAGTTGTAGGGTGATTTCCCATGACGTTACCTCAAAGTCGATTAGAGCAATGGAAATGAACTAAAGTACGTCTAAACTTGTTACTTCTCTGGAAATTGTTTACCGGCGTTTCGGTTCTTGGACCTTGTTACAGTTGTTCAAATGAAAATGTGgcttaaattttatgtttggtGGTTTGATCCTGTCCCGGTGTGATCTGATAGCTGGTATTAGTGAGTGtggaaattttctttttcaaactgTGGAGTAATTTTGATGGTAAGGATTGAGTAATTTGTTTATAATGCTGTGGTGTTTCCCTAATTGAAACTTCTGTCGATGCAGGAAAGACAACCTTTGTGAAGAGACATCTTACTGGTGAATTTGAGAAGAAATATGAACGTAAGTATCTTGCGTACTGCTTTTCCCTTTTGATTTGTCTTTTATTTATTGACTGTTCCCTTTCCATTTTGTGATCTATGGAACTCATGCGCATTCTTGGTTAATGGACAGCAACTATTGGTGTGGAGGTTCATCCATTGGACTTTTTCACCAACTGTGGAAAAATTCGATTCTACTGCTGGGATACAGCCGGGCAAGAGAAGTTCGGAGGTCTTAGAGATGGATActagtgagtttttttttttattgtagtcTTAAATTTCTGGCTGAAGTTTGttatcaaacttgtttgcattTGTTTTTTGGCTGTGTTTAGAGCGTTAAGTATTCTGCTTTCTAAATTCTTGTCAGCGTTAATTGTTACTCAAGATTTGGTTTGTTATTGGATCAGTCAAGTCTAAAGCTGGTGCTTATCCTTGTATAGTGCTATGTTGAATTTTGAGTCGAATGATTGACATGCTTCATTGAGATATGATAATGCAAATCTGGATGACGAAACCTTTGTTTCATGGATTATAACTAAGATTAGTTTCTTCCAGACTTTGTTGAaaggattttttatttatttatgcttTATACCTTTTAGCATTCATGTCACTTTCTGTAGTTCCATTCCTAGTGGATGCAGGAAGGTTTTGTAGTTATTGCTCACCATGTGTATGTCGATTGTGCTCCCCAAAATGTGATATTTTCTTACTTTGATTTTGAATTGCGTTGTTGTGCAGTATCCATGGGCAATGTGCTATTATCATGTTTGATGTTACTGCTCGGTTGACATACAAGAATGTTCCCACATGGCACAGGGATCTTTGCAGGTTTGCTTGCAAAGTTTTCTTTATTTGTTATCGCATGTATTTCTCTCAAtgaggttttgggttttggtatTTGACTTTTTGGGTTCTCTTTGAATTCCAGGGTCTGTGAAAACATACCGATTGTTCTTTGTGGAAACAAGGTTGATGTAAAGAACAGGCAGGTCAAGGCAAAGCAAGTTACTTTCCACAGGAAGAAGAATCTTCAGTACTATGAGATATCAGCTAAGAGCAATTATAACTTCGAGAAGCCTTTCTTGTACCTTGCCAGAAAGCTTGCAGGGTAAAATCTTTTAAGTCGTCAATAGGTGTAATTTTCTTGTGACTTTTGGAAGTGCAGTTTAAGTTACTGAAAGCGCTGCTTGTTGCAGGGACCCTAACTTGCATTTTGTCGAATCCCCTGCCTTGGCTCCTCCAGAAGTGCACATTGATCTTGCTGCACAACAACAGTAAGCCTACCCAAATTTTCttaggctctctctctctctctctcaccccctcacacacacacacaccgcaCGTAGTTAGGCACGCATCTAATGTAACAAGGAATATAAAGCCTTATAAAAAGGCTAATAGTTTATGATTGGACTCGACATATTAGTGTTTACTGCTTTTTTGTTGGTTTCTTTTGCAAACTGCAAGGACCTTACATTTGATATTGTCATTGATAATACAGGCACGAGGCTGAGCTTGCTGCAGCTGCTAGTCAGCCCCTTcccgatgatgatgatgaagcatTCGAGTAGATGTGGAAGTTGTCGTCTGGTTGAGAGTTCCCTTAGTATTATTCGTGGGTCCTCGGACCATTTCTTCTGTTTTTCTGAAACTGCTGGTATTGTTGTTTGTAAGTGTTGATTTTCCTGGTCAATTGAGGATGTGAGGATGTGAATTGGAGAATGCAATGTTTTTATGTTGAACTGGCTTCCTATCAGCCGTTTTCCTACACTTTGTCCAGTCTATGTTATGCAGTGGCGTTCTATTTAGCCCATGTTTTTATGAAAATTATATTGAAGCGGCCGTAGGATTCGTAGCCGTTAGATATTGGTCATTGGCATCTTTGATCAAAGATTTAACAGTTAAAAACTCGTGGGGACTGCGATAACATTGTTGACTGCGATAACTTGTCCAATCTGTACTCAGTTGATTATTACGTTTAACTAGTCAGTACAATTGATTTCAAAGTTTACACTGCATATTATGAGCAATGGACAAAACTATTGTTGGCTGTGGTAATTTATAGTGAACTAAGTTTGATTCGTAGATTTGCATTTGTTTAACTGATATGAATCTGTACTTAGTTAACTGGTGAGCTTGACTAGTCAATCCAGCATGCTTTAATTCATAATTGTTTTGTCATTGCTGTTTGCATAATGAACTGATATGTAAATGTGTTCAAGCATATGGATTATTGTCGTGAAACTAATATGGGCAGACTTGATTAATTGAACCTATTGGCCAGTTTGGTTTGCTCGTACAACTGTACTTTTTATTACTGACTAACTTGTAACTAGTTGACTAGCTCATTTAACTAGTCCACTAtgcaaaattaaatttttatttgcaggaGATTCCGCTTAATACCCGatttcaattggtatcagagccttcCTCTAGATATACATGAAGTGATCTTTGGGAGTTATTGGTATTTGGTGGAATCTAATGGAACAAACTATGATGCATGGTGTGAAAAGTTTTAAATCTTTTTAAAGGCACAAAATTTAATTGTAGTTGATTACCTCATCTTTGAATGGAGGGCTCTCTCATGGATTATGGACGGTGAATTTATTGAAAAAGCAAAGTGTGATTGGTCCCCAGGTGAAGTCACATTTACCATGGCTAGTAGGAAGCGAGGAAGAATTATTAGTCGTACGGACATGCCTTCTACTAGTGAACATGGACCTTGTTTCTCTTATAGTGGTATTAGACATCGTGCTGCTAAGTGTGCAAACAACAAGAAACCGCATCAGAAATATGACAAAACAATGATGGCTACCTAGTGTGATAACGAGAGTGAAGATTCTGTTTGTTCTGACAGGTCATCAGATGATGAGGAGAAAGCCATTACCTTTGTTACCTCAGTTGAAGAGATGTCTCCTAGTGGTGATGCATTTGTGTTGGATGAGATTGAGGACTTGACTGATGAGAATCTGTGTCTTGAGTATGGCTCATTCTTTAATGTGACTTGTGTTGCACAAGTGGATAATATTGGGTTGACCAAGAAGGTTTCTGTGCTGCAAGAAGAAAATGAGTCTCTATGACTAGTCAGACTATAACTGAGTGAAAAGGTTGTCTCTTTTGAGGCTCAAGTCAAGATTTTAAATGAAAGGGGTTTTGCGTGTGTTGATGAAGATGAATGAGACGATCTTATTGCTATTTGTGAAACTCATGTTCCAGATTTGATGATTTCTTAAGAAAACTTGTTACATCAAGTTCATGTGTTGTAAGTTAACAACAAAATGTATCATGAGGTATACTTAAAGTTATCGTCTGAGTAGGTTCAGACAATGTACAAAGTGGTTTGTCTGATTCTTGATGCTGAATGATATGACAAAATGCTATGTGTTGGAAGAGTATATGGTGCCAAGAATAATCTTGGTTTTGTGGAAAGTGGTTCATGTTTCATAGgcacaaacacacaaattatGGAGGAATCTTTGCCTATGACTTCTATGGTCAGTACCTCTTCAGAGACAAGACCCTTTCCCATATGTCATCTTATAGTGAACTTGGTCATATTCGACCTAGGTGCTGAAAACGTTCCTCAGGAATGAAGAATGACTTGAAGAATCAAGTTGTTCGACTAGCCATAAAAGTCAACAGAATGGCTCAATTTGTTATTTCTTCTAGCTCTAGCAATATCAAGTGTCGTCCAAGTCATTTTTGAAGAGTTTCTGATATATGTATGGTCGCTCACTGTGCTCTTTACGTCCTAAAACCAAATGTTTGGTACCTAATAGTGAGTGTTCCTGTCTTATGATTGGTGAAAAAAGATGTCTTCCTGTCCTTTGCACATGTTAATGGTGATGAGATTGAGTTTGATGAAGATTATATGGCTCAGATTGTCGGAAACTGGATAGTCAACATTCTTAGTCTTTCCTCAGTTTGAAAATGTCTATTATGTGGCTACTTTGACAGCAACCCTTCTTAGCATCGGTTAGCTTTGTAGTGATGTTGCTGATGTTGTGCCCTCCAAGAAGTGTTGCAGATTTATTGTTAAAATTGGAATGAACTTGTTGGTTATTCCAAGATCGGAGGACAATTGCTGCAGTGTTGTTTTTCCTAAAGGTGGTGAGTGCTTAAATTGGGACAAATTAAGAAACTGATAAACTAATGGTCTTAAGGGGGCAGCACATCTCTATTTCTCTGAATGTAATATTTGTGAACCTTACATCTTCGAAAAACTCTCTGTGATGACTCACAAGGGAGTCTCTAACACTAGAATTTCCATAGCTTCTCTTTTGATTGAAATGATCATCAGTGCTCAAACTTTAATGATGTTTTGTGGTAAGATAAAGACAATGTTGATTGCTAGATGCATTGAAAATCCAAGGTATGTTTATCTTTCTTATATGAATGCAAATTGTGATCTTGTCATGCTTACTTGTGTTTTTATGTTGTGGTTGTTACATCTGTTCAATAACCTTGGGGTGAAACAATTTAACcattcattttcattatgagTTTATGACCTTGTGTGTGAAATTGAATTTTTGGAAGAACCTTGTCCAACATTGAAAAATCAATCTTTTTAAAATACAATTTCACCACTTTTGAGGGTTTATAGAAAGAAAATTTATGTTATAATCTTAGTACCAGTTGAAAAATAGCCACCTAACCATCTCACAAGTACTTTGGACAATCGAAGGCATAAAAATCTTTGACGGTCTATTGGTCTCCGTGCTATTAATTGAATAAGTTGAATAACTATGCTTCCAAGTTTTTCTAGCATGTTTTGTCTCTGTGATTGAATCTGTCTTGTCTATCAACTCATCAGATAATACTGTTTTGCTCTTTGTATGCATCTCTTTACTATCATACATTGTCGATAATTTGTGGATAAACCATGTAGAATTTTTCACTGTGATGTCAAAGGTTCTCCCTTTTTACTTCATGTAGCCTCTGAAAAATCATTTTTCATACCTCACAAAAGCCTGAGTTGATTTGAGGGTTAAGTTCACTTTGATCTTGATTGAGTTGTAGTGACTCTACTTACTCTATAATCATGTGTCTTTTCTCTGCTTCCTTTTTTGTCCTCTCcccaaatcaaaacaaaaattcaaatggaaGAGTGTTGTATTAGAGGGGTGTTTTCGAAAAGAAATCATATATCATCAAAAATGGGAAAATCCTGTAAATTTGGCCTTCCATGCAATGTCATGAGGTTTTGCTTCGAGATCTCCTCTACAGGTCTTGAATTCAAATTCTAAAAATCAAATGTTGTCTCATAAATATTCACATTTCATTCAAATGACCTTGGCATATCTCAAATTGGTGCTTCACAAAGTTCCTCACTAAAGTTCACTTTCTTTCAATGCTTGTGTCCTACTTTTTGTGAGTCTAGTCCCTTGTTCATATTAAGAAGAAAGTGCTAATTCTTAAGCTTAGTagattattaaaagtttggttaGTCTTTGAATTAACCTTGGGCCTAGTGGCATGGAGCTATGATTTCAAGAAGGCTACATGTCCCTCTTCCTATACCTTGACACATCATTATTGCATTACGAGCTTGTGTTAATCTATGCTTTATTGTCCATGTATACCTTTGAAGATTTGTCATTTGAGAGTTGCATTGCATGTATATTTCTCAAGTTCTTGAATTGCTAATCTTACCTTGGAAGCATAGATATTCAAACTACTCCTTGTTTCAATTCCTTTGTGGATTGTCTAGTTAGCTGTAGCTTATTGGTGCTGAGATTATGCATATCATCCTTGATCTCTATTTTTTGTTGTGAGTTGTCTAGATTGTTCGGGTACATTGTTGTGTGCTCttgcacaatttttttttttaaatagacaTGTTTCCTTGTCTGTCGAGTCATTGGTTCTTGtcagaaaagtgaaaaaaaaataaaattcaaggtTACTTAGGTCATTTGGGATTGTCAATTTGCAAGGAATGCTCTTATCTATTTTTGATAGGGAATCATCTTAGTCACATCTCTTAGGTTTTCACCATATGTCTAACTTGTCATCACTTATGCTGACACTTCTAAGTCTGCGTATCTCCTAAGTGCCCCTATATTTTATTCTATTACTTTGTGTTGATATTGTGACTGCCTTGTTCTCCACTTCACATCTAGGTATTACATGGGAGTCATGTGCCTTCTAAGAGCACTCATTTTGGGAGAGTATAGTATTTTGTTGAGAGTTCATGTTATGGGGGAGTGAGTATGTGAGGGTTCAACATCCTAGAAGAgcactttttttttatgggaGAGTTCATTTTCTTGCGACAAtggtttatttgtattttgaaaACTCTCATTCTGTTGTACGTGGTTATGCTACTCTTGTGTTGGTTGTTGATGGTTGCCCTGAGCCCTGAATATATTCCTTGGTCATGCCATGTACTTTTATTGGTTATGGAGAATTGTACcttattttggatatttttatgttcttggttTGCTCTTATTCTCTTGTTGCACCATTTTCATTCAATACCATTGGCATTATCTTATTATCTTGTTTATCATTTGTGCTCTTGGAAATTAAGCCCTCATCCTTTGTGGGGGAGTTGGTTCATTTACATGCACTCACTTGTTGCTTAATCCTTGCTTCACCTTGATTGGACATGCTTATATGATATATTGCTAATTCTTTATCCCCTGTGTTTTTGCTATCCTTGCATTATGTATTTGCTGCAATTTTTTATACTTCCGATATGGTGCAGCCACTTAGTCTATAGACTTCTAGGTTTATAAGGGAGTTTGTGTCTAGAAGAGTGTTAACTATGGAGgtgttcaaatttatttttataggcAAACTTGACCTATTTTGACTTTGTTATATTTAAACCTTTCTTCTGTTGAACCTTGTTTGTGCTTGTCTTGGGTCAGTTTGAGTTGggtgactatatatatatatatatatctgacgACGAGTTATATTATGAGGAGTTCTAGCTTTTGGGGAAGTTCAATTTATGTTCTTGATTATTCAAACAATGATGTTTTCTTTGTAATTGAAACTCTTTTTTTGTTGTATCTTATAGTGCTTCTCTCGACTTAGCCATTATTGGTTTTCCTGAACAAATAGGTGTCTTGAACATATTACATTAACATGCTGTTATGCTTTTaatattaggaaaactaatgaaaagggcttgaaaactttgagttttaatgataaggacaaaataaagggtaaagtgaatagtaccaggattgactttttagtgtaaaaatgtggtttttcgttaaagtgaacagtattgggtgcttttcgttaaagttccctttaataTTTCGGTATTGAGAATTGTACCTTGTGCTTAAACTTCTCTGCTGTTATGTCTTTGTTGTTGGTTCTTATATCATTTGTTTGTGGTTAGACATTACTATCATGAGCTCAATTGACAtcactttcttttgtttaatgAAATTGGAATTCTATTCATTTCAAATCCTTTGTCTTTGCTATGATAAAATGGGGGAGAAAAAAATTTACATGTGTTTTAACTGTGGTACTGGAATAACCCATGTTGATCATGCAATTTGTGGTGTCATTTTTAAGATGAGTTTATGTTGTCATAGCCCATGATGAATCTCACTTGTCCCTTGCCGAGAAATATGTGTTACTGTAGAAGTTGTTACTTGCTCTTTTCTCTTGTCACTGCTGATTTCTTGAGTTGGGTGAAGTGTGATTTTAGTTATAGGTTTTGCGTTAATTTGTCAAGGAAAGCCAAATGGAGAGATTGTTAAGTACTAGGTTTAATGTTTGGCTTCCCTTATCAAAAATTGTAAATGTTACTACACAAGCTAATAATTTAGAGTTAGGACACAATGCTGATATGAGATTTCTATTGGGATTGAACTTGTCAAAGCACCATTCTTATACACTACAAAAGGTTTGAATCATACATTTGCATTTGCATATCAAGCTTATTTTTCCAGATTCCTTTTGTTTAGTGCAGTTGTCTAGTCAGGAATTTTGTCTGTTATCTAGTTGTCAAGGCATGTAAATAAAGACAGCCCATATGAGCCATCTGACACTGTTTCCCGAAAATGAATTTTCAGCCCTAGATCTTTCTAGATTGATTTTACGCATGACATTCTAGGGTTCATTTGTTGATGGGGTTTGAGATTGGAAatttttttgagatttttattttcatctCCATCTCAGATCTCCTAGGAGCATTAAGCAGATTTTATGGGTAATGTTCTTCATCAAATATTTCTAAACCTATCTTTGAATTTGCTTGcttaaatttgttttatatgCTCATTTGTTTTGGCTAGGAGTTATACATTTTAGAAAAGAGTTGATTTTAGCTTTGACCTACACTCATGCACTAAATACCCACATCATTGCATATTAGGGTAGcattgtttttgtgattttgatttCTGTTTTAGGTCAAGTTTTTCCAAGTTTCAAATCTGTGAACTGACTTGTTTTGGATTCTCATCAGTTTCATCTTTCAAGTATTTGACTAGTGAAACTGACTAGACATTGAATCTAGATTTGcaaatcatcatatgcatagTTTGTGTGTTGGTctcggtgccacaaggtgaagagTTCAGGAAGAGTTGCCACCATGTGTATACTGGAGACAACACTATATCAGTGCCACAAAGTGAAGAGCTCGGGAGGAGCTGCAACTTCGTGAAGACCGAAGGAATCCATCTTGTGTAAGGCAATAttgcacaaaggtaaagctgCTTCATAGATAGggatctaggaattgagcttaTGTGGTCTTTGTATGAACCTTGATTAAAATAATGGATTGGACTCAGTGGAGAGTCCTCGGTTTTTTAACCCATAGATGGGTTTATCCGGCCAAAAAACTTCATTGTGTTCAACTATACATAGCTTTCTTTATGACCAAATAACCATTGCTAGAGATAAACGTTGTAGAGTTTGCTAGTATTGAAACATTGTTAACCAAGTAAACATAACTCAAGAATCAAGGCTAAAACATAATTGAAGGTCACACTGTCTTGTTTTAGCTTTATAAGTTTGCTTGGTTTATATGCTTGTTGGCACCTAGCAATCTGTACTCAGTTGACTAGTACGTTTGACTAGTCAGTTCAGTTGATTTCAAAGTTTACACTGCATATTATGAGCAATGAATTGAATTGTTGTTGACTAGGATAACTTGTAGTGAACTAAGTTTGATTTGTAGATTTGTGTTTGTTTGACTGATGCGAATCTGTACTTAGTTGACTGGTGAGCTTGACTAGTCAATCCAGCATGCTTTAATTCATAATTGCTTTGTGATTGATGTTTGCATAGTGAATTGATACTCAAGCATATGGATTATTGTCATGAAACTAATATGGGCAGAGTCTGATTAGTTGAACCTATTGGCCAGTTAGGTTTTGCTCCTACAACTGCACTTTTTATCACTGACTGACTTGTAACTAGTTGATTAGCTCATTTGACTAGTTTAATGTGCaaagttaaatttttatttgcaggaGATTCCGCCTAGTACCCGATTTCAGAAAATATAAGTGCATCTTCAGGTGCATCACTAGACGGGTTTGTTTGGCTAGTTTAACAACAATTACAGAAAAATCAAGCCCTAACAATCTAGAAAGGACAAGCTGTCTTCACTTATTGAATAGTCCTTTCCTAGATTGGGACGACGAAATCGTGACGGAGTCACAACGATGATGACAGAGCCAATGAGGTCTTGGAAGGCTAAGGCCTCGAGTGGTCAGTGAGATTTGAAATTGGTGTAGCGATAAATGGCGAAAAGAGTCTGAcgaaaaaaaaggaataaaagaggtgagagagaaagtgatgatggaaaaaacaaagagaaattgtactttttttctttttgaaatgattaattattaaatattaaaaagcttgagttgttaaattaatattgtTGTTGGAGATGATAAGTT includes:
- the LOC126632378 gene encoding GTP-binding nuclear protein Ran-3-like, with translation MALPNQQTVDYPSFKLVIVGDGGTGKTTFVKRHLTGEFEKKYEPTIGVEVHPLDFFTNCGKIRFYCWDTAGQEKFGGLRDGYYIHGQCAIIMFDVTARLTYKNVPTWHRDLCRVCENIPIVLCGNKVDVKNRQVKAKQVTFHRKKNLQYYEISAKSNYNFEKPFLYLARKLAGDPNLHFVESPALAPPEVHIDLAAQQQHEAELAAAASQPLPDDDDEAFE